Proteins from a genomic interval of Plasmodium reichenowi strain SY57 chromosome 11, whole genome shotgun sequence:
- a CDS encoding oxysterol-binding protein-related protein 2 codes for MIGGKYLNIKIFGEKRNSLGSNKTSDNTLNNNNVNYIKRKKNNNKKDQENKYNDNNYEEEYIKKRKSKSKSKPGPGPGSLFNNIDKSKIYRDKKIIHEGWLNKWTNIIGSYRPRYFILENGLLRYSLDKYSPTKESFVLTHCKIKVCPDDQLHFEIDTNEQGVLYLKANSPEDKHKWYISFKKAQLNYINGNNYKNKNGHYNIPDAVQVFNMSNNSLFLKNIIKNSSKCIKREDQHFNDPRKNTNNQTEKELSNNNKEIIKKEKNVDCIVHKIQENVKGDEPNNIVKNVIYERNDKDVPYERKDICMSHDKNYKSLLYTDNNNMLSYSQVNKNQNINYKSNEYIFYKDDNVERLSSSSSTLDTPEVIKKMNSYNKKYNLEDIFISSTDFEDKNPTLCLMKNIISLKEMTTDVLKSAEYYQARSILKKKVKNNIKKGVHDDVNNNTNGDVNNDINGDINNNINGDVNNDIIGDVNNDIIGDVNNNINGDVNNNINGDVNNNINGDVNNNINGDVNNNINGDVNNNIIGDINDYVNDYVNDYVNNNFNNGNNLQIKSDELLSLLSQLCFSIQYAHIIIEKYIQCTELLLKEESIHSKCMNQSLKLLAKQNYYLEKSQEINNLTHLEEEIKDKLKHFQLYQCAALSEEDEEEEDKEIYNSQKQKQKKQQKKQQKKQQQEDLFYDCDEFVYDKNISSNDIFEDESKNSMSLYSSEGDKNENSDKIKKIHNTNNIPDQNLTYNKEHMLTTHSTSNNKDEKMNAHIDEHYYNYINSDQENEKTFSHQTSEQRDLIIKTKSSDHDDNMTTIEEDCTTDVFLKTILNHKHLNETKRNTVSTEDDIALGDVRNSLITCDVYKKDHFVCDDSVEDKDIIRKRMGIEDDHDNNNNNNNNNDNNNNNNNDNNNNNNNNNNNNNKKKNNIYVRDTSKNKTIYRDNHKCDITPCDNHLYDNNNLDNHLKSINFSLIPLCNSKNIKALNFKDIEIYTDKSIKRRKKLPSPRTEIKISMWSLLKDCIGKDLSRIGMPIYLNEPSSFLQRLAEDFQYIYLLKYASREKESTSRLAFVTAFTISPYASVIGRTYKPFNPLLGETYELTHRKFRFISEQVVHHPPITAYHCHNEYMENYASIMANVHILGKSVEVTMPGSSHLILKYKKTMMSENKMENKMENKMENKMEDKMENKINNNIHNNQVKKGNTESKMINNYNFCGKKKHTDDTYIHTDGISNDINLKNDKCEQIENELLNGNMKSEEKGNNCMSPIRKEFYKDKGTCKNTKDGDNNDGDNNDDDNNDDDNNDGDNNDDDNNDDNNNNGHNNDDNNNNGHNNDDNNNNGHNNDDNNNNGHNNDDDYNDDHLLYDKEHYTYERANMIIHNVIFGKLWVELHGNILIRNHNNGDFSIVKYIRKGWFEKEIHNVRGVVCDRYKNIIFFIYGKWSQEIYIAYVKDMKKLEYDNYFFNEDGSENIYHYNKNTLNEFINTIDWQLYENNIGNLNSICVWKAHKRPHNSEQYYGFNYMTVELNEITKEYDKDKGAAIACTDSRFRPDQRYYENGNIEVAMSEKQRLENKQRQNAKKFNNTNKYEPKWFYKHKDPIFNDRDIYLFNNKYWITKDKNQFSDTPDIF; via the coding sequence atgataGGTGGTAAgtatttaaatataaaaatttttgGAGAGAAACGTAATTCATTAGGTAGCAATAAAACTTCAGATAATACgttaaataataataatgtaaattatataaaaaggaaaaaaaataataataagaaagatcaagaaaacaaatataatgataataattatgaagaagaatatataaagaaaagaaaatcaAAATCAAAATCAAAACCAGGGCCAGGACCAGgatcattatttaataatatagacaaaagtaaaatttatcgagataaaaaaattatacatgAAGGATGGTTAAATAAATGGACTAATATTATTGGAAGTTATAGACCtagatattttattttagaAAATGGATTATTAAGATATTCACTTGATAAATATTCTCCTACGAAAGAATCTTTTGTATTAACACATTGTAAAATTAAAGTATGTCCAGATGATCAATTACATTTTGAAATCGATACAAACGAACAAGGTgtgttatatttaaaagCAAACTCACCAGAAGATAAACATAAATGGTATATCTCTTTTAAAAAAGCACAActaaattatattaatggtaataattataaaaacaaaaatggACATTATAATATCCCTGATGCAGTACAAGTATTTAATATGTCTAATAATTCcttgtttttaaaaaatattattaaaaattcaTCCAAATGTATTAAAAGGGAAGATCAACATTTTAATGATCCTAGAAAGAACACTAACAATCAAACAGAAAAGGAGTTGTccaataataataaagaaataataaaaaaagaaaaaaacgTAGATTGTATAGTTCATAAAATTCAGGAAAATGTAAAAGGGGACGAACctaataatattgtaaaaaatGTGATATACGAAAGGAATGATAAAGATGTACCATATGAAAGAAAAGATATATGTATGTCAcatgataaaaattataaaagtcttttatatactgacaataataatatgttatcATATAGTCAggtaaataaaaatcaaaatattaattataaatcaaatgaatatattttttataaagatGATAATGTTGAAAgattatcatcatcatcatccACCTTGGATACACCTGAagttattaaaaaaatgaatagttataataaaaaatataatctagaagatatatttattagCTCAACTGATTTTGAAGATAAAAATCCAACCTTATGTTTaatgaagaatataatatctCTCAAAGAAATGACAACGGATGTATTAAAGAGTGCTGAGTATTATCAAGCAAGATCtatattaaagaaaaaagtaaaaaataatattaaaaagggTGTTCATGATgatgttaataataatactaatGGTGATgttaataatgatattaatggtgatattaataataatattaatggtgatgttaataatgatattattggtgatgttaataatgatattattggtgatgttaataataatattaatggtgatgttaataataatattaatggtgatgttaataataatattaatggtgatgttaataataatattaatggtgatgttaataataatattaatggtgatgttaataataatattattggTGATATTAATGATTATGTTAATGATTATGTTAATGATTATGTTAATAacaattttaataatggtaataatttacaaataaaaagtGATGAATTACTTTCCTTATTATCACAACTATGTTTTTCCATACAATATGctcatattattatagagaaatatatacaatgtacagaattattattaaagGAAGAATCCATACATTCAAAATGTATGAATCAGTCATTAAAACTTTTGGCcaaacaaaattattatcttgAAAAATCCCAAGAAATTAATAATCTTACTCACTTggaagaagaaataaaagataaattaaAACACTTTCAACTTTATCAATGTGCTGCTTTAAGTGAAGAAGAcgaagaagaagaagataaagaaatatataattcacaaaaacaaaaacaaaaaaaacaacaaaaaaaacaacaaaaaaaacaacaaCAAGAGGATTTATTTTACGATTGTGATGAATTTGtttatgataaaaatatatcatcaaATGATATTTTTGAAGACGAATCCAAAAACTCTATGAGCCTATATAGTAGTGAGGgagataaaaatgaaaactcagataaaataaaaaagattCATAATACAAATAACATACCAGATCAAAATCTTACCTATAATAAGGAACACATGTTAACAACACATAGTActagtaataataaagatgaaAAGATGAATGCTCATATAGATgaacattattataattatattaatagtGATCaggaaaatgaaaaaacaTTTTCACATCAAACATCAGAGCAAAGAgatttaattataaaaacaaaatcTAGTGATcatgatgataatatgaCTACTATTGAAGAGGATTGTACAACAGATGTTTTTTTGAAAACAATTTTGAATCATAAACATCTTAATGAAACCAAAAGGAATACGGTGAGTACGGAGGATGATATTGCTCTTGGCGATGTGAGGAACAGTTTAATAACATGCGatgtttataaaaaggATCATTTTGTGTGTGATGACAGTGTGGAAGATAAGGATATAATACGCAAACGAATGGGGATTGAAGATGATCatgacaataataataataacaacaacaataatgataataataataacaacaataatgataataataataataataacaacaataataataataataataagaagaagaataatatttatgtaagGGACACGAGTAAgaataaaacaatatatagAGATAATCACAAATGTGATATAACCCCTTGTGACAATCATTTATATGACAACAATAATTTAGATAATCATTTGAAAAGTATTAATTTTTCACTTATCCCTTTGTGTAAttctaaaaatataaaagcattaaattttaaagaTATCGAAATATATACCGATAAAAGTATTAagagaagaaaaaaattgcCGAGTCCTAGAActgaaataaaaattagTATGTGGTCCCTTTTAAAAGATTGCATAGGAAAGGATTTATCTCGTATTGGTATGcctatatatttaaatgaacCTTCTTCATTTCTTCAAAGATTAGCTGAAGACTtccaatatatatatttattaaaatatgcGTCAAGGGAAAAAGAAAGCACAAGTAGATTAGCTTTTGTAACAGCATTTACTATATCACCGTACGCTTCAGTCATAGGTAGAACATATAAACCGTTTAATCCGTTGCTTGGAGAAACATATGAATTGACACATAGAAAGTTTCGTTTTATATCGGAGCAGGTGGTTCATCACCCTCCTATAACAGCATATCATTGTcataatgaatatatggAAAATTATGCAAGTATAATGGCTAATGTTCATATATTGGGAAAATCCGTTGAGGTCACTATGCCTGGATCAAGTCATCTGATTCTTAAGTACAAGAAAACAATGATGTctgaaaataaaatggaaAACAAAATGGAAAACAAAATGGAAAACAAAATGGAAGACAAAATggaaaacaaaataaataataatattcataataatcaGGTGAAGAAGGGAAATACAGAATCAAAAATgattaataattataatttttgtggaaaaaagaaacatacagatgatacatatatacacacaGATGGAATATctaatgatataaatttaaaaaatgataaatgCGAACAAATTgaaaatgaattattaaatgGTAATATGAAAAGTGAGGAGAAGGGAAATAATTGTATGTCCCCTATAAGGAAAGAATTTTATAAGGACAAAGGAACGTGTAAGAACACAAAAGatggtgataataatgatggtgataataatgatgatgataataatgatgatgataataatgatggtgataataatgatgatgataataatgatgataataataataatggtcataataatgatgataataataataatggtcataataatgatgataataataataatggtcataataatgatgataataataataatggtcataataatgatgatgattataatgatgaccatttattatatgataaagaACACTACACATATGAAAGAGCAAATATGATTATCCACAATGTAATATTTGGAAAGCTGTGGGTTGAACTACACGggaatatattaatacgtaatcataataatgGGGACTTTTCAATcgttaaatatataagaaaagGATGGtttgaaaaagaaattcATAATGTTAGAGGTGTTGTTTGTGatagatataaaaacataattttttttatttatggGAAATGGTCacaagaaatatatattgcaTATGTAAAAGATATGAAGAAATTAgaatatgataattatttttttaatgaagATGGTAgtgaaaatatttatcattataataaaaatacattaaatgaatttattaatactaTTGATTGGCAActatatgaaaataatataggAAATTTAAATTCTATATGTGTATGGAAAGCACATAAAAGACCTCACAACTCAGAACAATATTATGGTTTCAATTATATGACTGTTGAATTAAACGAAATAACAAAAGAATATGATAAAGATAAAGGAGCAGCTATCGCCTGTACAGATAGTAGATTTAGACCAGATCAAAGGTATTATGAAAATGGTAATATAGAGGTTGCTATGAGTGAAAAACAAAGATTAGAAAATAAACAAAGACAAAACgcaaaaaaatttaataatacaaataaatatgaacCAAAATGGTTCTACAAACATAAAGATCCTATATTTAATGATAGAGATATCTATTtgtttaataataaatattggATAACCAAAGATAAAAATCAATTCTCCGATACACCcgatatattttaa